The stretch of DNA NNNNNNNNNNNNNNNNNNNNNNNNNNNNNNNNNNNNNNNNNNNNNNNNNNNNNNNNNNNNNNNNNNNNNNNNNNNNNNNNNNNNNNNNNNNNNNNNNNNNNNNNNNNNNNNNNNNNNNNNNNNNNNNNNNNNNNNNNNNNNNNNNNNNNNNNNNNNNNNNNNNNNNNNAGTGAGAAAGCACTTGAAAGAATGTCTGATCTCGAAATCGTAAgaatcaatggtaggaaggatCTTGCTCAGACTGAGAGACTGCACTCACTTCTGTATCATTCTCAAAAGATTAGATTATTGGATTGGAGTGATTTCCAGAACATATGTCTGCCATCTACTTTTAATCCGGAGTTTCTCGTCGAACTATGTATGAGTTCCAGCAAGCTTCAGAAGCTATGGGAAGGAACTAAGGTAAGTAATTTGTTTCCATAAGCCTAGTTAACAAACTCTAATGAAGTCGTGTcaataaattatgttatttgtCAACGCATGCAGCAACTAAAAAATCTCAGGTGGATCGATATGAGTTATTCTAAAGATTTGGAAGAGCTTCCCGATCTTTCAACTGCCACTAATCTCGAAGAATTACATCTTAAAGGATGCTCAAGTTTAGTGGAGCTTCCTTCTTCTATCGGGAATGCAACCAATCTCCTGAGATTAGATCTCTCTCGTTGCTCAAAGCTGGTAAAAGTTCCTTCTTCTATTGAGAATTTGACCCATCTCCAGAGTTTAGATCTCTCTTATTGCTCAAATCTTGTGGAGCTACCCTCTATTGGAAATGCAGCTAAACTAAATCTTAGTCGTTGCAAAAGTTTAGTGGAGCTTCCTTCTTCTATTGGGAATGCAACCAATCTCGAAGCGTTAGATCTTTATCGTTGCAAAAGTTTAGTGGAGCTTCCTTCTTCTATTGGGAATGCAACCAATCTCCTGAGATTAGATCTCTCTCGTTGCTCAACCTTGGTGAAAATCCCTTCTTCTATTGAGAATTTGACCAATCTCCAGAGTTTGGATCTCTTTCATTGCCCAAATCTTGTGGAGCTTCCCTCTATTGGAAATGCAACTAAAATTGAGGAACTGAATCTTACAGATTGCTCAAGTCTTGTGAAGCTCCCGTCTTCTATCAATGCCACTAATCTCAAGCAATTGCTTCTACAAAACTGTTCACGTGTTGTGGAGCTCCCGGCTGTTGAGAATGCGACTAATCTCCGGATAATGAAGCTCGATAATTGCTCGAGTCTACTAGAGCTCCCTCCTTCTATTGGATCTGCCACAAATCTTCAAACATTGGATATCAGTGGATGTTCAAGTCTCGTGAAACTCCCCTCCTCTATTGGAGATATCACTAATCTCAAAAACTTTAGTCTATCCAACTGCTCAAGTTTGGTGGGGCTTCCCTACTCCATGGGAAACCTTCAAAATTTGTCTACGTTGATGATGCGTGGATGCTCAAAGCTAGAGGCTCTTCCAACCAACATTAACTTGGAATCTCTCTCTTCACTTGATCTGAGAGATTGCTCGCAGTTGAAAAGTTTTCCTGAGATCTCCACAAACATTAGGTATCTCAACCTCACAGGAACTGCAATAAAAGAAGTTCCTATGTCGATCATGTCGTGGTCTCGTCTTTCTGAGTTTCGTATGTCATACTCCGAAAGCCTCAAGGAATTCCCGCATGCTCTTGACATCATCACAGAGCTGCTTTTTCTTAACGAAGAAGATATACAACAAGTTCCTCCATGGGTCCAGGGAATGTCTCGTTTACGTGAACTTAGACTCCACAACTGTAAGAATCTGGTATCACTCCCCCAACTTTCAGATTCCCTATCTTACACAGATGCAGACAACTGTGAATCCCTTGAGAGGCTGGATTGTTCCTTTAACAATCCGTATATTCGTCTGAAGTTCAGCAACTGCTTCAAACTGAACCAAGAAGCCAGAGATCTCGTCATGCACACATCGACTCGTTCTTATGCGATGTTACCCGGTACACAAGTCCCTGCCTGCTTCAATCACCGAGCTACTGCTGAGGGTACCTTGAAAATCAAGTTGATTGAGTCGCCTCTTCCTATGTCCTTGAGATTCAAGGTTTGTATCATGCTGGTTGAAGGTACGGAAGAAACTTTTGAGACCTCGGCGTTGGTACGGATTAGCTTCGTggacaaacaaaataatctcaAGGTTCGGTGTACATCATCAAGCTTCCATGCAATAGGTCGAAGAATTCTAACAGATCATATCTACACATTTGAAGTTAATGCAGAGGAGGTGAGTTCCACCGAGCTTCTCTTTGAGTTTACAATAGCCAATAATAGCAAGTGGAAGATCGGAGAATGCGGGATATATCAAATCTTGGAGGAGGGTTCAGAGATGGGCATCGATGGAGGAGAAGCAAGAATCGTCAAGAGCTATTGAGACTTTGAAATTTGTGTTTCTTATTCACTTTTTATTTGTGAAATATGGCGGATCCAGACCGAATGAAATGTGCTGCGAAACCTTGCGGGATTGAGATAACATCATTATCCAGACCGAGTCAGGCATCTGATTTTCTGAGAATTTGATCT from Camelina sativa cultivar DH55 chromosome 9, Cs, whole genome shotgun sequence encodes:
- the LOC104710927 gene encoding probable disease resistance protein RPP1; translation: MNSSFFLGSVAAAVGFFTFYRKCRFQQDNKDTKSSSSLSPPTSLSLPSPPTSLTLLSPPTTLSQNWKHHVFPSFHGPDVRKTLLSHILVVFKGKGIDPFIDNNIPRSKSIGPKLKEAIKGSKIAIVLLSKNYASSSWCLDELAEIMSCREVLGQIVMTIFYEVDPTDIKKQTGDFGKAFRKSCKGKTKERTERWRKALEDVATIAGYHSHIWSNEADMIEKIASDVSNMLNSSTPSRDFDGLVGMRAHMEELEQLLSLDLDEVRMIGIWGPPGIGKTTISRVVFNQVSNRFQLAAIMVNIKGCYPRPCLDEYSAQLQLQSQMLSQIINQKDIMISHLGVAQERLKDKKVLLVLDDVDHLEQLYALAKEILWFGLGSRIIITTEDLRILKAHRINHIYKVKFPSSDEAFEIFCMHAFGQKHPYKGFFELAKEVAYLAGNLPLGLKVLGSALKGMSKQEWKRILPMLQISLNGEIESIIKFSYDALCDEYKDLFLYIACFFNRRYTHRVEEFLSKKLSHVTQAGIHVLVEKSLISIDQLGFISMHTLIKQFGKETSRKQFVHNRLLKCQLLVDGRDICDVLGNDTTDNRRFIGIKFKLSKTEEELNISEKALERMSDLEIVRINGRKDLAQTERLHSLLYHSQKIRLLDWSDFQNICLPSTFNPEFLVELCMSSSKLQKLWEGTKQLKNLRWIDMSYSKDLEELPDLSTATNLEELHLKGCSSLVELPSSIGNATNLLRLDLSRCSKLVKVPSSIENLTHLQSLDLSYCSNLVELPSIGNAAKLNLSRCKSLVELPSSIGNATNLEALDLYRCKSLVELPSSIGNATNLLRLDLSRCSTLVKIPSSIENLTNLQSLDLFHCPNLVELPSIGNATKIEELNLTDCSSLVKLPSSINATNLKQLLLQNCSRVVELPAVENATNLRIMKLDNCSSLLELPPSIGSATNLQTLDISGCSSLVKLPSSIGDITNLKNFSLSNCSSLVGLPYSMGNLQNLSTLMMRGCSKLEALPTNINLESLSSLDLRDCSQLKSFPEISTNIRYLNLTGTAIKEVPMSIMSWSRLSEFRMSYSESLKEFPHALDIITELLFLNEEDIQQVPPWVQGMSRLRELRLHNCKNLVSLPQLSDSLSYTDADNCESLERLDCSFNNPYIRLKFSNCFKLNQEARDLVMHTSTRSYAMLPGTQVPACFNHRATAEGTLKIKLIESPLPMSLRFKVCIMLVEGTEETFETSALVRISFVDKQNNLKVRCTSSSFHAIGRRILTDHIYTFEVNAEEVSSTELLFEFTIANNSKWKIGECGIYQILEEGSEMGIDGGEARIVKSY